The Saxibacter everestensis genome has a window encoding:
- the rpmD gene encoding 50S ribosomal protein L30 has product MAKLEIKQIKSKIGGKQNQRDSLRSLGLKRIGDVVVKEDRPEFRGMVNTVRHLVTWKEVD; this is encoded by the coding sequence ATGGCAAAGCTGGAAATCAAGCAGATCAAGTCCAAAATCGGTGGTAAGCAGAACCAGCGCGATTCCCTCCGCTCGCTTGGCCTCAAGCGAATTGGCGACGTCGTCGTCAAGGAGGATCGCCCTGAGTTCCGCGGAATGGTTAACACCGTTCGCCACCTCGTCACCTGGAAAGAGGTGGACTAA
- the rplO gene encoding 50S ribosomal protein L15 yields the protein MAETQKEHALKVHHLRPAPGSKTAKTRVGRGEGSKGKTAGRGTKGTKARYQVPHGFEGGQTPLHMRLPKLRGFKNPFKVTFQVVNLDKLTSLYPDGGDVTVENLVEKGAVRANQPVKVLGTGELSVKLNVKVHAYSSSAVEKINAAGGSASEL from the coding sequence ATGGCTGAAACCCAAAAGGAACACGCTCTCAAGGTTCACCACCTTCGTCCTGCCCCGGGTTCCAAGACTGCCAAGACCCGTGTTGGTCGTGGTGAAGGATCCAAGGGTAAGACCGCAGGTCGCGGTACCAAGGGAACGAAGGCTCGTTACCAGGTGCCTCACGGCTTCGAGGGTGGACAGACGCCGCTGCACATGCGGCTTCCAAAGCTGCGTGGCTTCAAGAACCCGTTCAAGGTGACCTTCCAGGTAGTCAACCTGGATAAGCTGACGTCCCTTTACCCGGATGGTGGCGATGTCACTGTCGAGAACCTGGTTGAAAAGGGCGCGGTTCGCGCCAATCAGCCGGTCAAGGTTCTTGGCACCGGCGAGTTGTCGGTGAAGCTGAACGTCAAGGTTCACGCTTATTCGTCATCGGCTGTTGAGAAGATCAACGCCGCAGGTGGATCCGCATCTGAGCTTTAA
- the rplR gene encoding 50S ribosomal protein L18, translated as MAFAKKKSYGKGKAAARTRRHTRLRKNITGTTERPRLVVSRSSRHVFVQVVDDTRGVTLASASTLEADLRANSGDKTEKAKTVGELVAQRAKDAGVDAVVFDRGGNAYHGRVAAIADGAREGGLTL; from the coding sequence ATGGCCTTCGCCAAGAAGAAGAGTTACGGCAAGGGTAAGGCGGCAGCACGCACACGCCGTCACACCCGTTTGCGCAAGAACATCACCGGAACCACGGAACGCCCTCGTCTGGTCGTTTCGCGTTCATCCCGTCACGTGTTCGTCCAGGTTGTCGATGACACCCGCGGCGTCACGCTGGCAAGCGCCTCGACACTCGAGGCCGACCTGCGGGCTAACTCCGGTGACAAAACCGAGAAAGCCAAAACGGTCGGTGAGCTCGTTGCTCAGCGTGCCAAGGACGCCGGCGTAGACGCTGTTGTGTTCGACCGCGGGGGTAACGCCTACCACGGTCGTGTTGCAGCTATCGCCGACGGTGCTCGTGAAGGGGGACTCACCCTGTGA
- the rplF gene encoding 50S ribosomal protein L6, whose amino-acid sequence MSRIGRLPIPVPSGVEVKIDGSNVAVKGPKGELSHTVASPITVSSDDGNIAVARPNDERESRSLHGLTRTLISNLIQGVTEGYSKKLEIVGTGYRVQAKGSNLEFALGYSHSITVEPPQGISFAVEGNNKVTVSGIDKQQVGEVAANIRKLRKPDPYKGKGVRYAGEIVRRKVGKAGK is encoded by the coding sequence ATGTCGCGCATCGGCAGACTGCCAATTCCGGTTCCCTCCGGCGTCGAAGTCAAAATTGATGGCTCCAATGTGGCCGTAAAGGGCCCCAAGGGAGAACTGAGCCACACGGTGGCCAGCCCGATCACGGTTAGCAGCGACGATGGAAACATCGCCGTGGCCCGTCCGAACGATGAGCGCGAATCGCGTTCACTGCATGGACTGACCCGGACGCTGATCTCGAACCTGATCCAGGGCGTCACCGAGGGCTATTCCAAGAAGCTCGAAATTGTCGGCACCGGTTACCGCGTGCAGGCCAAGGGCTCGAACCTTGAGTTCGCGCTCGGCTACAGCCACTCGATCACCGTTGAACCGCCACAGGGAATTAGCTTCGCTGTGGAGGGCAACAACAAGGTGACCGTCTCGGGCATCGATAAGCAGCAAGTCGGCGAAGTAGCTGCGAACATTCGTAAGCTTCGCAAGCCTGACCCGTACAAGGGCAAGGGTGTACGCTACGCCGGCGAAATCGTTCGCCGCAAGGTCGGAAAGGCTGGTAAGTAA
- the rpsE gene encoding 30S ribosomal protein S5: protein MSETTQGAAATGTGSAEGQAAGRGGRDQRNEGRGRGGRGEGRGRGNRGDSREEKNQFVEHVVTINRVAKVVKGGRRFSFTALVVVGDGDGMVGVGYGKAKEVPAAIAKGVEEAKKSFFRVPRIDKTIPHSVQGEAAAGVVLLRPASPGTGVIAGGPVRAVLDCAGIHDVLSKSLGSQNQLNIVHATIAALKMLERPEEVAARRGLPLDEVAPPALLRAASGASA from the coding sequence GTGAGCGAAACCACCCAGGGCGCCGCAGCAACCGGTACCGGTTCTGCTGAGGGCCAGGCCGCTGGCCGCGGTGGCCGCGACCAGCGTAACGAAGGTCGTGGACGCGGCGGACGCGGTGAAGGCCGTGGCCGTGGCAACCGCGGCGACAGCCGCGAGGAAAAGAACCAGTTCGTCGAGCATGTAGTGACGATCAACCGTGTAGCCAAGGTGGTTAAGGGTGGACGTCGGTTCAGCTTCACCGCCCTGGTAGTCGTCGGAGACGGCGACGGCATGGTTGGCGTCGGCTACGGCAAGGCGAAGGAAGTTCCTGCAGCGATTGCCAAGGGCGTCGAGGAAGCCAAGAAGAGCTTCTTCCGGGTTCCGCGGATCGACAAGACGATCCCGCACTCGGTGCAGGGCGAAGCGGCAGCGGGCGTAGTCCTGCTCCGCCCGGCCTCCCCGGGAACCGGTGTTATCGCCGGTGGTCCGGTGCGTGCGGTTCTCGACTGCGCCGGTATTCACGATGTGCTGTCGAAGTCGCTCGGTTCGCAGAACCAGCTCAACATCGTGCACGCCACGATCGCTGCGCTGAAGATGCTTGAGCGTCCGGAAGAAGTTGCGGCTCGGCGTGGGCTTCCTCTCGATGAGGTTGCGCCTCCCGCGCTGCTCCGAGCTGCAAGCGGGGCGAGTGCATAA